From a region of the Mycolicibacterium sp. MU0050 genome:
- a CDS encoding helix-turn-helix domain-containing protein, whose protein sequence is MITLDRLVNVLGGYGVVSRLGAVPRSTELRSVVLPEPSEPRVAGDVLLALGAGSVAEGTRMARAAGATAVLVRADGTADADDVAVLQVDPSVPWSELAAVVYGLVLEGRETESGRGPTDLFALADTLADAVGAPLTIEDRHANLLAYSRGQADADPIRTQTILRRRAPDALRRLFVERGVYTRLMAGDEPFFVPPDDATGMRGRMVVAVRVGRELLGSVWVSSPKTLRGGARRALADGARTVALHLLRSRASADLERQVESEAVIRLLEGTPDAASLASRLGLPPSSLQVIAVRPRAEAEPHTVLLMAFEQATAGFGWSRPGRSAVVENVVYTVLPVDSDESARNWVAALGDALPESSTLWAGISGPATSEELVAARREADECLALHEATGGDPPRYDERWDDILLQRLRAAAGSGRGPTRGPVAELIRYDDEHGTPFVATLRAWLEAQGDAAGAAEILGVHENTVRNRLRKLIRVARVDLSDPRKRMALMIELAAL, encoded by the coding sequence GTGATCACCCTCGACCGGCTCGTCAACGTGCTCGGCGGGTACGGCGTGGTCTCCCGCCTGGGTGCGGTGCCGCGGTCGACCGAGTTGCGCAGCGTGGTGCTGCCCGAACCGTCCGAGCCGCGGGTGGCCGGCGACGTGCTGCTGGCCCTGGGTGCCGGGTCGGTGGCCGAGGGCACCCGGATGGCCCGCGCCGCCGGCGCCACGGCGGTGCTGGTACGCGCCGACGGCACCGCCGACGCCGACGACGTGGCCGTGCTGCAGGTCGACCCGTCGGTGCCGTGGAGCGAGTTGGCGGCGGTGGTCTACGGCCTGGTGCTGGAGGGCCGCGAAACCGAGTCGGGGCGCGGACCCACCGACCTGTTCGCGCTGGCCGACACCCTGGCCGACGCCGTCGGCGCGCCGCTGACCATCGAGGACCGGCACGCCAACCTGCTGGCCTATTCGCGCGGGCAGGCCGACGCCGACCCGATCCGCACCCAGACCATCCTGCGGCGCCGCGCTCCCGACGCGCTGCGCAGGCTGTTCGTCGAGCGCGGCGTGTATACGCGGCTGATGGCCGGCGACGAACCGTTCTTCGTGCCCCCCGACGACGCGACCGGGATGCGCGGCCGCATGGTGGTCGCGGTGCGGGTGGGCCGTGAGCTGTTGGGGTCGGTGTGGGTGAGCAGCCCGAAGACGCTGCGCGGGGGCGCCCGCCGCGCGCTGGCCGACGGCGCGCGCACGGTGGCGCTGCACCTGCTGCGCTCCCGGGCCAGTGCGGATCTGGAGCGGCAGGTCGAGTCCGAGGCGGTCATCCGGTTGTTGGAGGGCACCCCGGATGCGGCGAGCCTGGCCAGCCGGCTGGGCCTGCCGCCGTCGTCGCTGCAGGTGATCGCGGTGCGACCGCGCGCCGAGGCCGAGCCGCACACCGTGTTGTTGATGGCGTTCGAGCAGGCCACCGCCGGTTTCGGGTGGTCGCGGCCGGGCCGCAGCGCGGTCGTGGAGAACGTCGTCTACACCGTCTTGCCGGTCGACTCCGACGAGTCGGCGCGCAACTGGGTGGCCGCGCTGGGGGACGCGCTGCCGGAATCGTCGACGTTGTGGGCGGGGATCAGCGGCCCGGCCACCTCCGAGGAGCTGGTGGCCGCGCGCCGGGAGGCCGACGAGTGTCTGGCGCTGCACGAGGCGACCGGCGGGGATCCGCCCAGGTACGACGAGCGCTGGGACGACATCCTGCTGCAGCGGCTGCGCGCGGCCGCGGGTTCGGGGCGCGGGCCCACCCGCGGCCCGGTCGCCGAGCTGATTCGTTACGACGACGAGCACGGCACCCCGTTCGTGGCGACCCTGCGGGCCTGGCTGGAGGCTCAGGGCGACGCCGCGGGCGCGGCCGAGATCCTCGGTGTGCACGAGAACACCGTCCGCAACCGGCTGCGCAAGCTGATCCGGGTGGCCCGGGTGGATCTCAGTGACCCGCGCAAACGGATGGCGTTGATGATCGAATTGGCGGCACTCTAG
- a CDS encoding phosphodiesterase: MGEVREAEHGRPTHRLVHLSDTHMVGMGRLYGQLDAEARLQQILDGLLASKTRVDALIFTGDLADRGEPQAYTRLQEMVAPVATTLGAQVIWVMGNHDDRASFRAEFLPAAPGIGAVDYVYDLGGLRVITLDTTVPGHHHGEIDDQQLQWLATQLATPAPHGTILAMHHPPVPCIQDLAVLVELREQARLASVLRGSDVRAILAGHLHFSTTATFAGIPVSVVSATCYTQDLTTPEGSQRGRDGAQASNLVHVYPDTIVHSVVPIGAYPTVGEAVSADETARRLEEAGIRIPGAQLLRT, from the coding sequence ATGGGCGAGGTGCGTGAAGCCGAGCATGGCCGTCCCACTCATCGACTGGTGCACCTGAGCGATACGCACATGGTCGGGATGGGGCGGTTGTACGGACAACTCGACGCGGAGGCTCGGCTCCAACAGATCCTGGACGGCCTACTGGCCTCGAAGACTCGCGTCGATGCGCTGATCTTCACCGGGGATCTCGCCGACCGCGGTGAACCCCAGGCGTACACCCGGTTACAGGAGATGGTCGCCCCGGTGGCCACTACGCTTGGGGCGCAGGTGATCTGGGTCATGGGCAACCATGATGACCGGGCGAGTTTCCGTGCGGAGTTCCTGCCGGCGGCGCCGGGGATCGGTGCGGTCGACTACGTCTACGACCTCGGCGGGCTGCGGGTGATCACCCTGGACACCACCGTGCCGGGGCACCACCACGGCGAGATCGACGATCAGCAACTGCAGTGGTTGGCCACCCAGTTGGCGACGCCGGCTCCGCACGGCACCATCCTGGCGATGCACCATCCCCCGGTGCCGTGCATCCAGGATCTGGCGGTGCTGGTCGAACTGCGCGAACAGGCCCGGTTGGCGTCGGTGCTGCGGGGGAGCGACGTGCGGGCGATCCTGGCTGGGCACCTGCACTTTTCGACGACGGCCACCTTCGCGGGCATCCCGGTGTCGGTCGTGTCGGCCACCTGCTACACCCAGGACCTCACTACGCCCGAGGGCTCGCAGCGCGGACGCGACGGCGCCCAGGCGAGCAACCTCGTCCACGTCTACCCGGACACGATCGTGCATTCGGTGGTGCCCATCGGTGCCTACCCGACGGTGGGGGAGGCGGTGTCGGCCGACGAGACCGCGCGCCGGCTGGAGGAGGCCGGGATCCGGATTCCCGGCGCTCAACTCCTACGGACGTAA
- a CDS encoding GreA/GreB family elongation factor, protein MTTAQRIWLTPAAHEKLREELETLQRWTDDNDDSSDQNAEAVRRANQARIQEIHEILGNATVGEEPPNDGVAEPGMVLTIRYEGSDDTEEFLLGTRGADYGGIEVYSPSSPLGAAINGARVGDVRSYELPNGSSQEVTLLSAVPYGLHSS, encoded by the coding sequence ATGACGACCGCACAACGCATCTGGCTGACCCCCGCCGCGCACGAGAAGTTGCGGGAAGAGCTCGAAACCCTGCAGCGGTGGACCGACGACAACGACGACTCGTCCGACCAGAACGCCGAGGCGGTCCGTCGCGCCAATCAGGCCCGCATCCAAGAGATCCACGAGATCCTCGGGAACGCCACCGTCGGCGAGGAGCCGCCGAACGACGGCGTCGCCGAGCCCGGCATGGTGCTGACCATCCGCTACGAGGGCAGCGACGACACCGAGGAGTTCCTGCTGGGCACCCGCGGTGCCGACTACGGCGGCATCGAGGTCTACTCACCCAGCTCCCCGCTGGGTGCGGCGATCAACGGTGCCCGCGTGGGCGACGTCCGCAGCTACGAGCTGCCCAACGGCAGCTCGCAGGAGGTCACGCTGCTCAGCGCCGTGCCCTACGGCCTGCACAGCAGCTAG
- a CDS encoding FAD-dependent oxidoreductase: MTERIDGGPRSVVVVGAGIVGLSTAWFLQERGIEVTVVDREGVAAGASWGNAGWISPALTIPLNQPSVLRYGLKSLLSPSAPLHIPLRANFGLWRFLTKFALNCRRSRTEHVINANLPLNEEALEAYDVLIDNGVDAPRLDAAITALFENDAQAGELRRELQDMRAAGQHIEVTELSGPQLRERVPLAAASATVGLAVEHQRYVDPGQFVTALGRAVTERGAQIRELRVTDITHYRGQIAVHAFGGEMLVADAVVLATGAWLNDLTHRWLRTDVRAGRGYSFTVPVDRPIPGPIYLPTARVACTPYQDGLRVAGTMEFRGPDDPLDSARVRAVAASAGRMLDGVRWDQMRDVWVGPRPVTADGLPLIGQLDDGVFVAGGHGMWGLAHGPVTGRLLAEQVSTGKQPDALRPFEPYR; this comes from the coding sequence ATGACCGAGCGCATCGACGGCGGGCCACGCTCTGTCGTCGTCGTGGGCGCCGGCATCGTCGGGCTCTCCACCGCCTGGTTTCTGCAGGAGCGGGGCATCGAGGTCACCGTCGTCGACCGCGAGGGTGTGGCCGCCGGTGCCTCCTGGGGTAACGCCGGCTGGATCTCGCCCGCGCTCACGATTCCCCTGAACCAGCCCTCGGTGCTGCGCTACGGCCTGAAGTCGCTGTTGAGCCCGTCGGCGCCGCTGCACATCCCGCTGCGCGCCAACTTCGGCCTGTGGCGGTTCCTGACCAAGTTCGCGCTCAACTGCCGGCGGTCCCGTACCGAGCACGTGATCAACGCCAACCTGCCGCTCAACGAGGAGGCCCTGGAGGCCTACGACGTCCTGATCGACAATGGCGTTGACGCGCCGCGCCTCGACGCGGCGATCACCGCGCTGTTCGAGAACGACGCCCAGGCCGGCGAACTGCGCCGCGAGTTGCAGGACATGCGCGCCGCCGGCCAGCACATCGAGGTCACCGAGTTGTCGGGACCGCAACTGCGCGAGCGGGTTCCGCTGGCGGCGGCGTCTGCCACCGTCGGGCTGGCCGTCGAGCATCAGCGCTACGTCGACCCGGGGCAGTTCGTGACCGCCTTGGGCCGCGCGGTCACCGAGCGCGGCGCCCAGATCCGCGAGCTGCGCGTCACCGACATCACGCATTATCGGGGCCAGATCGCGGTGCACGCCTTCGGCGGCGAGATGTTGGTCGCCGACGCGGTGGTGCTGGCGACCGGGGCCTGGCTGAACGACCTGACGCATCGTTGGTTGCGCACCGATGTCCGTGCGGGGCGCGGATATTCGTTCACCGTGCCGGTCGACCGTCCCATTCCCGGTCCGATCTACCTGCCCACCGCGCGGGTCGCGTGCACGCCGTATCAGGACGGCCTGCGGGTGGCCGGCACCATGGAGTTTCGCGGACCCGACGACCCCCTGGACTCGGCGCGGGTGCGCGCCGTGGCCGCATCGGCCGGTCGCATGCTCGACGGCGTGCGCTGGGATCAGATGCGCGACGTCTGGGTCGGTCCGCGCCCCGTCACCGCCGACGGGCTTCCGCTGATCGGCCAACTCGACGACGGTGTCTTCGTCGCCGGGGGACACGGAATGTGGGGCCTTGCGCATGGCCCTGTCACAGGCCGGCTGCTCGCCGAGCAGGTCAGCACCGGCAAACAACCCGACGCGCTGCGGCCCTTCGAGCCGTACCGGTAA
- a CDS encoding TldD/PmbA family protein, with amino-acid sequence MTARREVDADFLALPRHELAAAALEAAVAAGASYADLRIHRIANDVVHMRDGELETAVESREIGLAVRVIVDGTWGFASNAELSVQVAADTARRAVYVARTLGPLNTERIELADEPVYRDAHWVSSYRVDPFTVPTAEKIELLGEYSGRLLAADGVDHVSAGLNCAKEQTFYADSFGSSITQQRVRLQPLLNAVAVDAASGTFESMRTLAPPMGRGWEAVRDDEVWDWSGELAQLPELLAEKTKAPSVTAGPTDLVIDPTNLWLTIHESIGHATEYDRAIGYEAAYAGTSFATPEKRGILQYGSPVMNVTADRTVQHGLATVGYDDEGVQAQSWDLIRDGIFVGYQLDRVFAPRMGEQRSNGCSYADSPHHVPIQRMANVSLQPADQDITTAELISRVQDGIYIVGDKSWSIDMQRYNFQFTGQRFYRIRDGQLDGQLRDVAYQATTTEFWNSMEAVGGPSTWQLGGAFNCGKAQPGQVAAVSHGCPSALFRKVNVLNTRAEGGHS; translated from the coding sequence GTGACGGCCCGCCGTGAAGTCGACGCTGATTTCCTTGCCCTGCCGCGCCACGAGTTGGCGGCGGCGGCGTTGGAGGCCGCCGTGGCCGCCGGCGCCAGCTACGCCGATCTGCGCATCCACCGCATCGCCAACGACGTGGTGCACATGCGTGACGGTGAACTCGAGACCGCCGTGGAGTCCCGCGAGATCGGCTTGGCCGTGCGCGTGATCGTCGACGGCACTTGGGGCTTTGCCTCCAACGCCGAGCTCTCTGTGCAGGTGGCAGCGGACACCGCCCGGCGGGCGGTGTACGTCGCGAGGACGCTGGGCCCGTTGAACACCGAGCGCATCGAACTGGCCGACGAGCCGGTGTACCGCGACGCGCACTGGGTGTCGAGCTACCGGGTCGACCCGTTCACGGTGCCGACCGCGGAGAAGATCGAGCTGCTCGGCGAGTATTCCGGGCGCCTGCTGGCCGCCGACGGCGTGGACCACGTGTCCGCGGGGCTGAACTGCGCCAAGGAGCAGACCTTCTACGCCGACTCCTTCGGGTCGTCGATCACCCAGCAGCGGGTGCGGCTGCAGCCGCTGCTCAACGCGGTGGCCGTCGACGCCGCCTCGGGCACCTTCGAATCCATGCGCACCCTGGCGCCGCCGATGGGGCGCGGTTGGGAGGCGGTGCGCGACGACGAGGTGTGGGACTGGAGCGGTGAATTGGCGCAGCTGCCGGAGCTGCTGGCCGAGAAGACCAAGGCCCCCAGCGTCACGGCCGGCCCGACGGATCTGGTGATCGATCCGACCAACCTGTGGCTGACCATTCACGAATCCATCGGGCACGCCACCGAATACGACCGCGCCATCGGTTACGAGGCCGCCTACGCCGGCACGTCGTTCGCGACCCCGGAGAAGCGGGGCATCCTGCAGTACGGGTCGCCGGTGATGAACGTGACCGCCGACCGGACCGTCCAACACGGTTTGGCCACAGTCGGATACGACGACGAGGGGGTGCAGGCCCAGAGTTGGGACCTGATCCGCGACGGCATCTTCGTCGGCTACCAACTCGACCGGGTGTTCGCTCCGCGGATGGGTGAGCAGCGCTCCAACGGCTGCTCGTATGCCGATTCGCCGCACCACGTGCCGATCCAGCGGATGGCCAACGTCAGCCTGCAGCCCGCCGATCAGGACATCACCACCGCCGAACTGATCTCACGCGTGCAGGACGGCATCTACATCGTCGGCGACAAGTCGTGGTCGATCGACATGCAGCGGTACAACTTCCAGTTCACCGGGCAGCGGTTCTACCGGATCCGCGACGGGCAACTCGACGGTCAGCTACGCGATGTCGCCTATCAGGCGACCACCACCGAGTTCTGGAATTCGATGGAGGCCGTCGGCGGTCCGTCGACGTGGCAGCTGGGCGGGGCGTTCAACTGCGGCAAGGCCCAGCCCGGGCAGGTGGCCGCGGTCAGCCACGGCTGCCCGTCGGCGTTGTTCCGAAAAGTCAACGTGCTCAACACCCGCGCCGAAGGAGGCCACTCGTGA
- a CDS encoding sugar ABC transporter permease encodes MSRRARSTAVGYALLAPSLFGVLAFLLLPMLVVVWLSLHRWDLLGPISYVGLDNWRSVLADPVFGNSLLVTVAFIALVVPTQMALGLVAATLLARELPGSGAFRTIYVLPWVCAPLAIAVLWRWILAPTDGAVATVLGRQIDWLTDPGLALPVVSAVTVWSGVGYTTLFFVAGMLAIPPQVLAAAEIDGASSWQRFWRITLPMMRPTLFFVAVTGVISAAQVFDTVYALTAGGPQHRTDLVAHRIYAEAFGAAAIGRAAVMALVLFVILVGITVAQHLYFRKRISYDLT; translated from the coding sequence ATGTCCAGGCGCGCGCGATCCACGGCTGTGGGCTATGCGTTGTTGGCGCCCAGCCTGTTCGGCGTCCTGGCCTTCCTGCTGCTGCCGATGCTGGTGGTGGTGTGGCTGAGCCTGCACCGCTGGGACCTGCTGGGGCCCATCAGCTATGTGGGACTGGACAATTGGCGCTCGGTGCTGGCGGACCCGGTGTTCGGCAACTCGCTGCTGGTCACCGTGGCGTTCATCGCGCTGGTGGTGCCGACGCAAATGGCGCTCGGCCTGGTGGCCGCGACCCTGCTGGCGCGGGAATTGCCGGGCAGCGGGGCGTTTCGGACCATCTATGTCCTGCCCTGGGTGTGTGCGCCGCTGGCGATCGCCGTGCTGTGGCGCTGGATCCTGGCGCCCACCGACGGTGCCGTCGCCACGGTGCTCGGCCGACAGATCGACTGGCTGACCGACCCGGGCCTGGCGCTGCCGGTGGTCTCGGCCGTGACGGTGTGGTCCGGGGTGGGTTACACGACGTTGTTCTTCGTAGCGGGGATGCTGGCGATTCCGCCGCAGGTCCTGGCCGCCGCGGAGATCGACGGGGCGTCGTCGTGGCAGCGGTTCTGGCGCATCACGCTGCCGATGATGCGGCCCACGCTGTTCTTCGTTGCGGTGACCGGGGTGATCAGCGCCGCGCAGGTCTTCGACACCGTCTACGCGCTCACCGCCGGCGGCCCGCAGCACCGCACCGATCTGGTGGCGCACCGGATCTACGCCGAGGCGTTCGGCGCGGCCGCGATCGGGCGGGCCGCGGTGATGGCGCTGGTGCTGTTCGTCATCCTGGTCGGCATCACGGTGGCGCAGCACCTGTACTTCCGGAAACGGATCAGCTATGACCTCACCTAG
- a CDS encoding metallopeptidase TldD-related protein, producing MIPAQQVVDMVLAEAARLGGVDETIVMVRDTADASLRWAGNSMTTNGESVQRSTIVISVVRSGEAAKVGSLSSTDVEPAAIPALVAASQNAARSAPDARDAMPLLTGTGAPDDWDQAPAATGADAFGGVAGALSRAFEGSDKLYGFAHHVVETTYLATSTGVRRRFVQPTGSVEINAKRGEASAWAGTSTPWFVEVPVDAMLEELSMRLGWAQRTVELPAGRYETLMPPSTVADMMIYLGWTMEGRGAQEGHTALSAPGGGTRVGEKLTDLGLTLYSDPFAPGLECTPFVSVGGSSETMSVFDNGMDLERVDWIRDGVINALAYPRAAAAEFDVPVAVPCSNLLMTGGTAELADMVAATERGLLLTTLWYIREVDPTTLLLTGLTRDGVYLVEDGEVTAAVNNFRFNESPLDLLRRATQAGIAEVTLPREWGDWATRARMPSLRIPDFHMSSVSQAQ from the coding sequence GTGATCCCGGCACAGCAGGTCGTGGACATGGTGTTGGCCGAGGCTGCCCGGCTCGGTGGGGTCGACGAGACCATCGTGATGGTGCGCGACACCGCCGACGCGTCACTGCGCTGGGCGGGCAACTCGATGACCACCAACGGTGAATCGGTGCAACGCAGCACCATCGTGATCTCGGTGGTCCGCTCGGGTGAGGCCGCCAAGGTCGGTTCACTGAGCAGCACCGACGTTGAGCCCGCCGCGATTCCCGCGCTGGTGGCCGCGTCCCAGAACGCGGCGCGTTCGGCGCCGGATGCCCGCGACGCCATGCCGCTGCTGACCGGCACCGGCGCTCCCGACGACTGGGATCAGGCGCCCGCGGCGACAGGCGCCGACGCCTTCGGTGGGGTCGCCGGCGCGCTCAGCCGGGCCTTCGAGGGTTCGGACAAGCTGTACGGCTTCGCCCATCACGTCGTCGAAACCACTTATCTGGCAACCTCTACCGGTGTGCGGCGGCGGTTCGTCCAGCCGACGGGGTCAGTGGAGATCAACGCCAAACGCGGCGAGGCCAGCGCGTGGGCGGGAACCAGCACGCCGTGGTTCGTCGAGGTCCCGGTCGACGCGATGCTCGAGGAACTGTCGATGCGGCTCGGCTGGGCCCAGCGGACGGTCGAACTGCCGGCCGGTCGGTACGAGACGCTGATGCCGCCGTCGACGGTCGCCGACATGATGATCTATCTGGGGTGGACGATGGAGGGTCGCGGCGCCCAGGAGGGCCACACCGCCCTGTCGGCGCCCGGCGGCGGCACCCGGGTGGGGGAGAAGCTCACCGATCTGGGGCTGACGCTGTACTCCGACCCGTTTGCGCCCGGCCTGGAGTGCACCCCGTTCGTGTCGGTGGGCGGTTCCTCGGAGACCATGTCGGTCTTCGACAACGGCATGGACCTCGAACGGGTGGACTGGATCCGCGACGGCGTGATCAACGCGCTGGCCTACCCGCGGGCCGCGGCCGCCGAGTTCGACGTCCCGGTGGCGGTGCCCTGCTCGAATCTGCTGATGACCGGCGGCACAGCCGAATTGGCCGACATGGTGGCCGCCACCGAGCGCGGTCTGCTGCTGACCACGTTGTGGTACATCCGCGAGGTGGACCCGACGACGCTGTTGTTGACCGGGCTCACCCGCGACGGCGTCTATCTGGTCGAGGACGGCGAGGTGACCGCGGCGGTGAACAACTTCCGGTTCAACGAGAGCCCGCTGGACCTGCTGCGGCGGGCCACGCAGGCCGGCATCGCGGAGGTGACGTTGCCGCGGGAGTGGGGCGACTGGGCCACCCGGGCGCGGATGCCCTCGCTGCGGATCCCCGACTTCCACATGTCGTCGGTGAGCCAGGCCCAGTAG